Proteins encoded within one genomic window of Macrotis lagotis isolate mMagLag1 chromosome 3, bilby.v1.9.chrom.fasta, whole genome shotgun sequence:
- the LOC141517044 gene encoding olfactory receptor 4C11-like, translated as MKNNVTEFILLGLTQDPVKKKIIFAIILVLYIATMVGNLLIIITIKTSPTLWSPMYFLLTYLSFADFCYSSTTAPKLIADSLSKKKTISFNECMTQLVGVHFFGCMEILTLILMAFDRYVAICKPLHYPVIMNQRVCENLLILVLIISFLHSITHIFIALSLPFCGPNVIDHYFCDLQPLLKLVCIDTYLIKLFVLFNSGIICIVSFTILMISYILILYSLRNHSAEGKRKALSTCTTHIIVVIIFFVPCIFIYARPPINYPVDKMVSVFYTIGTPLLNPLIYTLRNAEVKTAMQKLWSKRPSQQDK; from the coding sequence atgaaaaacaacGTGACTGAATTCATTCTTCTTGGACTGACACAGGACCCGGTGAAAAAGAAGATCATATTTGCCATCATCTTGGTTTTATATATTGCCACTATGGTAGGAAATTTgctcatcattatcaccatcaaaACCAGTCCCACACTTTGGTCGCCCATGTATTTCTTACTGACATACTTGTCTTTTGCAGACTTCTGCTACTCTAGTACTACAGCACCCAAACTGATCGCAGACAGTCTCTCTAAAAagaagactatttcctttaatgagTGCATGACCCAATTAGTTGGGGTGCATTTCTTTGGATGCATGGAGATCTTGACCCTTATCCTCATGGCTTTTGACCGCTATGTAGCCATCTGTAAGCCCCTCCATTACCCAGTCATTATGAACCAGAGGGTGTGTGAGAATTTATTGATATTGGTCTTGATTATATCTTTTCTGCATTCTATCACCCACATCTTCATTGCATTGAGTTTGCCCTTTTGTGGTCCCAATGTGATTGATCACTATTTTTGTGACTTGCAGCCTTTATTGAAATTGGTCTGCATTGACACATATTTGATAAAACTTTTCGTTCTTTTCAATAGTGGTATCATATGCattgtgagttttacaattctcatGATCTCCTATATTTTAATcctttattctttaagaaatcatagtGCAGAAGGGAAGCGTAAAGCCTTATCCACCTGTACCACTCACATAATTGTGGTCATTATATTCTTTGTtccttgtatttttatatatgctcGACCTCCAATTAACTACCCTGTGGATAAAATGGTGTCTGTATTTTATACCATTGGAACTCCTTTGCTCAATCCCTTGATCTACACACTAAGAAATGCAGAAGTAAAAACTGCTATGCAGAAACTGTGGAGCAAGAGACCAAGTCAACAAGACAAATAG
- the LOC141517046 gene encoding olfactory receptor 4C11-like → MKNNVTEFILLGLTQDPVKKKLVFTVFLVFYTGTMLGNLLIIVTIKTSPTLGSPMYFFLTQLSVADFAFSSTTAPKLIVDSLSKKQVISFNECMTQLVVMHFFGCMEILILVLMAYDRYVAICKPLHYPVIMNPKMCGNLLALAFMGSLLHSITQVTTALSLPFCGPNVIDHYFCDLQPLLKLACIDTYMIKLLVLFNSGILCSSSFLILMTSYVLILCSLRNHSAEAKRKALSTCTTHIIVVILFYVPCIFIYFRPPVNFPMDKMVSVFYTIGTPLLNPLIYTLRNAEVKTAMEKLWSKKAS, encoded by the coding sequence atgaaaaacaacGTGACTGAATTCATTCTTCTTGGACTGACACAAGATCCGGTGAAAAAGAAGTTAGTATTTACTGTCTTCTTGGTTTTCTATACTGGTACTATGTTAGGAAACTTGCTCATCATTGTGACCATCAAAACCAGTCCCACACTTGGGTCccctatgtatttctttctgaCCCAATTATCCGTGGCAGACTTTGCTTTCTCTAGTACTACAGCCCCCAAACTGATTGTAGACAGCCTCTCTAAAAAACAGGTTATTTCCTTTAATGAGTGTATGACCCAATTAGTTGTAATGCATTTCTTTGGATGCATGGAAATCTTGATCCTTGTCCTCATGGCTTATGACCGCTATGTGGCTATTTGTAAGCCACTTCATTATCCAGTCATCATGAATCCGAAGATGTGTGGGAATTTGCTAGCATTGGCATTCATGGGGTCTCTGCTGCATTCTATCACCCAGGTAACGACTGCATTAAGTTTACCCTTCTGTGGTCCTAATGTGATTGATCACTATTTTTGTGACTTGCAGCCTTTATTGAAATTGGCCTGCATTGATACATACATGATAAAACTATTGGTTCTTTTCAACAGTGGAATCTTATGCTCTTCGAGTTTTTTAATTCTTATGACTTCCTATGTTTTAATCCTATGTTCACTAAGAAATCATAGTGCAGAAGCCAAGCGTAAAGCCTTGTCCACTTGTACCACTCACATTATTGTGGTCATTTTATTCTATGTtccttgcatttttatttattttcgaCCCCCTGTTAACTTCCCCATGGATAAGATGGTGTCTGTGTTTTATACCATTGGAACGCCTTTGCTCAATCCCTTGATCTATACATTGAGGAATGCAGAAGTAAAAACTGCTATGGAGAAGCTATGGAGCAAGAAAGCAAGTTAA